A single window of Oncorhynchus clarkii lewisi isolate Uvic-CL-2024 chromosome 10, UVic_Ocla_1.0, whole genome shotgun sequence DNA harbors:
- the LOC139418307 gene encoding ribonuclease kappa-B, with protein sequence MPSLLFCGPKMAACGIVISIWGVIMLVMLGIFFSAKSAVLIEDVPFTEEDIRNDKNPPGTIYGLYNQVGINCFIAAAIYVAVGAVSLCQVRLNKRQEYMVT encoded by the exons ATGCCATCCCTTTTATTCTGTGGTCCGAAAATGGCCGCTTGTGGAATAGTGATCAGCATATGGGGAGTCATCATGCTG GTGATGTTGGGGATCTTCTTCAGTGCAAAGTCTGCTGTATTGATTGAGGACGTGCCCTTCACAGAGGAGGACATCCGCAATGA TAAGAACCCCCCGGGGACCATATATGGACTCTACAACCAGGTGGGCATCAACTGCTTCATCGCAGCAGCCATTTATGTTGCAGTGGGGGCGGTGTCACTCTGCCAGGTTCGACTCAACAAGCGCCAGGAGTACATGGTGACATAA
- the LOC139418305 gene encoding P2R1A-PPP2R2A-interacting phosphatase regulator 1-like has product MERMEVDQCAGATTGSGGGALRRSNSAPMITSVSDGMTVFSPTSSARYRRSSVSVNPSCPYRAVPLSPFSLGGERPDHKRQVENMEMTLRGSLQRLSASNLVPPPVSHWHDHSSGGFHSQDSGVTPNSSPSPTRRFRGPTVSSTVRWPALTPLKRKGGVESDGPPKKLFVAGVTEPAHRTSYTVSVSQASADSPTGGVSVCDASPQGSPLSLSPPPSYQPNI; this is encoded by the exons ATGGAACGAATGGAAGTGGACCAGTGCGCAGGCGCAACTACCGGGAGCGGAGGAGGGGCCCTTCGTAGATCGAACAGCGCCCCCATGATCACAAGTGTCAG TGATGGTATGACAGTGTTCAGTCCAACTAGTTCAGCCCGGTATCGGCGGAGCAGTGTCTCTGTGAATCCCAGTTGCCCTTAtcgg GCCGTCCCCTTGTCCCCTTTCTCATTGGGTGGTGAGAGACCAGACCACAAAAGGCAG GTTGAGAATATGGAGATGACACTCAGGGGGAGTCTTCAGAGACTAAG TGCTTCAAACCTGGTCCCTCCTCCTGTCAGTCACTGGCATGACCATTCATCAGGG GGTTTCCATTCACAGGACAGTGGTGTCACACCCAATTCGTCCCCTAGTCCAACTCGAAGGTTTAGGGG GCCTACAGTCAGTTCTACTGTGAGATGGCCTGCCCTGACTCCACTGAAAAGGAAAG GAGGAGTGGAGTCTGATGGCCCCCCCAAGAAGCTGTTTGTTGCCGGGGTAACAGAACCTGCTCACCGGACTAGTTACACAGTCAG TGTGTCCCAGGCGTCAGCAGACTCTCCTAcaggtggtgtgtctgtgtgtgatgccaGTCCCCAGGGTAGTCCActgtccctgtctcctcccccctcttacCAGCCCAACATCTAG
- the LOC139418306 gene encoding chromatin complexes subunit BAP18-like, whose amino-acid sequence MTSASTKVGEIFSAAGAAFTKLGELTMQLHPVADSSPAGAKWTETEVEMLRSAVRRFGDDLNSISSVIKERTVAQIKTTVKRKLYEDSRVPLSSDSPKKITKKTTVIMAAALAPVAPTVIAVPTSQVVMTTGLQSSSMPTAIKKQKTADVTLSALNDSDVNSDLVDIEGLGDSSNTKKLNFDQESLNLDSSLIMNSSDLPLLSR is encoded by the exons ATGACTTCAGCCTCTACTAAG GTGGGAGAAATCTTCTCTGCAGCAGGAGCAGCCTTCACCAAGCTGGGTGAGCTTACCATGCAGCTGCATCCAGTAGCTGACTCTAGCCCTGCAGG AGCCAAATGGACAGAGACGGAGGTCGAGATGCTGCGGTCAGCTGTGCGGCGCTTCGGTGATGATCTGAACAGTATCAGCTCTGTGATTAAGGAGCGCACTGT AGCTCAGATAaagacaacagtgaagaggaaacTGTATGAGGACAGCAGGGTGCCCCTCTCCTCCGACTCCCCCAAAAAGATCACCAAGAAGACCACAGTCATCATGGCAGCCGCACTAGCACCCGTGGCCCCCACTGTCATCGCAGTGCCCACCTCACAGGTTGTCATGACTACAGGGCTGCAGAGCTCCTCTATGCCCACTGCCATCAAGAAACAGAAAACAGCAG ATGTGACGCTCAGTGCTCTGAATGACTCTGATGTGAACAGTGACTTGGTGGACATTGAAGGACTGGGAGATAGTTCCAACACCAAGAAGCTCAACTTTGATCAAG AAAGCCTCAACCTGGACTCCAGCCTAATCATGAACTCCAGTGACCTGCCTCTCCTGTCTCGCTGA